A window of Patagioenas fasciata isolate bPatFas1 chromosome 5, bPatFas1.hap1, whole genome shotgun sequence contains these coding sequences:
- the TMEM63C gene encoding calcium permeable stress-gated cation channel 1, producing the protein MESVYSVEPAPDGAGPTSLDVLSFLDTLVNSTEEQCFSARSRSTVLEGLPFGGVPTVLAINFILWLLLLLVFSCLRKAAWDYGRLALLMDNDSLTSLFYGEQSEKEKSPSESSPLDADNKDMGFCSWLISIYQMKDEEIQSKCGIDATTYLSFQRHLLVLLMLVCVLSVAVILPVNFSGDLLGHNPTHFGRTTIANIPTQDHLLWLHSIFALIYFILTVLCMAHHSVHLEYRENEKVARTLMVTHIPKEITDPSLIIKHFHEAYPSCTVTNVQFCFDVRKLMKLDAERRKAMKGRLYFTTKAQKEGKIMIKTHPCARIFCCRFCGFEQVDAEQYYGELEEKLTDEFNAERNRVTLKRLDMAFVTFQDERMTAVILKDYSHIHCRKHPQQSSVTTVVKSHHWGIRYAPAPSDIIWENLSVRGTSWWVRFILLNICLFVLLFFLTTPAIIVNTMDMFNVTQPVEYLKNPIITQFFPTLLLWVFSVFLPFLVYYSAFFESHWTRSSENQLTMHKCFFFLVFMVIILPSLGLSSLDLFFRWLFDTHFLDEADIKFQCVFLPDNGAFFVNYVVTSSLIGTAMELLRIPGLLVYTARLCFAKSEPERLHIKRSQAYQFQFGLEYAWTCCIFSVVMTYSITCPIIVPFGLLYMLLKHMVDRYNIYYVYIPTKLNQRLHVAAISQVVVAPILCMFWLLFFSILRLGPTRPVTLFTFVVLLSCIVFSFFGLCLKKLQPRKPSSYQMSDQSEGTFNDVERSSVSSTPNSNLFVATVLQEPELSLTPAASPAHQSYGTMGNHLEPAEDGEDGRLQSFETELETVEGEYRSGPVMESQARYQ; encoded by the exons ATGGAGAGCGTGTACTCAGTGGAGCCGGCACCAGACGGTGCTGGCCCCACGTCACTGGACGTGCTCAGCTTCCTGGATACCCTTGTGAACAGCACGGAGGAGCAATGCTTCAGTGCCCGCTCCCGCAGCACCGTCCTGGAAGGGCTGCCATTCGGCGGCGTGCCCACTGTGCTCGCCATCAACTTCATCCTCTGGCTG CTTCTCCTCCTGGTCTTCTCCTGCCTTCGGAAAGCAGCTTGGGACTATGGGCGCCTGGCGCTACTGATGGACAATGACAG TTTGACGTCACTTTTCTACGGAGAGCAGAGTGAGAAGGAGAAGTCCCCATCGGAGAGCAGCCCCCTGGATGCTGATAACAAGGACATG GGATTCTGCTCCTGGCTCATTTCCATCTACCAGATGAA GGACGAGGAGATTCAGAGCAAGTGTGGGATCGACGCCACCACCTACCTCTCCTTCCAGCGGCACCTCCTGGTCCTGCTGATGCTGGTCTGTGTGCTCTCTGTGGCTGTCATCCTGCCTGTCAACTTCTCAGGAGACCTCCTGG GACACAATCCCACCCACTTTGGCCGGACAACCATTGCCAACATCCCAACGCA AGACCATCTCCTGTGGCTGCACAGCATCTTCGCCCTCATCTATTTCATCCTCACTGTCCTCTGCATGGCTCACCACTCTGTCCACCTTGAATACAGAGAGAACGAGAAG GTTGCCCGGACGCTGATGGTTACCCACATCCCCAAGGAGATCACAGACCCTTCCCTTATCATCAAACATTTTCA TGAGGCTTATCCTAGCTGCACCGTCACCAATGTCCAGTTCTGCTTTGATGTGCGCAAGCTGATGAAGCTGGATGCGGAGAG GCGCAAGGCAATGAAGGGACGGCTTTACTTCACCACCAAGGCACAGAAAGAGGGGAAGATCATGATCAAAACCCACCCCTGCGCCCGCATCTTCTGCTGCCGCTTCTGTGGCTTTGAGCAG GTGGACGCCGAGCAGTACTatggggagctggaggagaagctcaCGGACGAGTTCAATGCAGAGCGCAACCGCGTCACGCTCAAGCGGCTTGACATGGCCTTCGTCACCTTCCAGGATGAGCGGATGACAGCTGT GATTTTGAAGGACTACAGCCACATCCACTGCCGCAAGCACCCCCAGCAGTCCTCTGTCACCACCGTGGTCAAGTCACACCACTGGGGCATTCGCTATGCTCCTGCACCCAGCGATATCATCTG GGAGAATTTGTCGGTCCGTGGCACATCTTGGTGGGTGAGATTCATCCTCCTTAATATCTGCCTCTtcgtcctcctcttcttcctcaccaCACCAGCCATAATTGTCAACACCATGGACATGTTCAACGTTACACAGCCTGTGGAGTACCTCAAG AACCCCATCATCACCCAGTTCTTCCCCACACTGCTGCTCTGGGTCTTCTCCGTCTTCCTGCCCTTCCTTGTCTACTACTCGGCATTCTTCGAGTCGCACTGGACAAG GTCAAGTGAAAATCAGCTCACCATGCACAAGTGCTTCTTCTTCCTGGTGTTCATGGTCATCATCCTGCCCTCATTGGGGCTGAGCAG CCTGGACCTTTTTTTCCGTTGGCTCTTCGACACCCACTTTCTGGATGAAGCTGATATCAAGTTCCA gtGCGTTTTCCTCCCAGACAACGGCGCTTTCTTCGTCAACTACGTAGTCACCTCCAGCCTGATTGGGACGGCCATGGAGCTGCTGCGCATCCCGGGCCTCCTTGTCTATACTGCCCGACTCTGCTTTGCCAAGTCTGAGCCAGAGCGGCTCCACATCAAGCGG AGCCAAGCCTACCAGTTTCAGTTTGGACTGGAGTACGCCTGGACCTGCTGCATCTTCTCCGTCGTCATGACTTACAGTATCACCTGCCCCATCATTGTCCCCTTCG GTTTGCTCTACATGCTGCTCAAGCACATGGTTGATCGGTACAACATCTACTACGTGTACATCCCCACCAAGCTGAACCAGCGCCTTCATGTCGCCGCCATCAGCCAGGTGGTGGTGGCCCCCATCCTCTGCATGTTCTGGCTGCTCTTCTTCTCCATCCTGCGCCTTG GTCCCACCCGTCCTGTCACCCTCTTCACCTTCGTGGTCCTCCTCTCCTGCATTGTCTTCTCCTTCTTTGGCCTCTGCCTGAAGAAGCTGCAGCCACGGAAGCCCTCCAGCTACCAG ATGTCTGACCAGTCTGAGGGCACCTTCAACGATGTGGAGCGGAGCAGCGTCTCCTCCACTCCCAACTCCAAT CTCTTTGTGGCCACTGTCCTGCAGGAGCCTGAGCTAAGCCTGACGCCGGCAGCCTCCCCGGCACACCAGTCCTATGGCACTATGGGCAACCACCTGGAGCCAGCAGAGGATGGAGAGGATGGGAGGCTGCAGAGCTTTGAGACAGAACTGGAGACGGTGGAGGGCGAGTACAGGAGCGGCCCTGTGATGGAGAGCCAGGCCCGCTACCAGTGA
- the NGB gene encoding neuroglobin, with product MESGMPLSGRERALIRESWQRVSGSPVQHGLVLFTRLFDLDPDLLPLFQYNCKQFASPQECLSAPEFLDHIRKVMLVIDAAVSHLENLSCLEEYLRNLGKKHQAVGVKVESFSTVGESLLYMLEKCLGTAFSPDVREAWSKLYGAVVKAMEHGWEALPEGD from the exons aTGGAGAGCGGGATGCCGCTGTCTGGTAGGGAGCGAGCGCTGATCCGGGAGAGCTGGCAGCGGGTGAGCGGCAGCCCCGTGCAGCACGGCCTCGTCCTCTTCACCAG GTTATTTGACCTGGACCCTGACCTATTGCCCCTTTTCCAGTACAACTGCAAGCAGTTTGCCAGCCCTCAGGAGTGCCTCTCCGCCCCTGAGTTCCTGGATCACATCAGGAAG GTGATGCTGGTGATCGATGCTGCTGTGAGCCACCTGGAGAACTTGTCCTGCCTGGAAGAGTATCTCCGCAACCTTGGCAAGAAACACCAGGCAGTTGGTGTGAAGGTCGAGTCTTTTTCG ACTGTCGGTGAGTCCTTGCTGTACATGCTGGAGAAATGCCTTGGCACTGCCTTCAGCCCTGATGTGCGGGAGGCTTGGAGCAAACTCTATGGTGCTGTGGTGAAAGCCATGGAACATGGCTGGGAGGCCCTCCCGGAAGGGGACTAG